From a single Aquincola tertiaricarbonis genomic region:
- a CDS encoding ABC transporter permease codes for MHSVQALQAIVLREVLKFSQQTGRLVSALVRPLLWLAVFAAGFRNVFGVSIVEPYDTYVPYDVYIAPGLVGMVLLFNGMQSSLAMVYDREMGLMRLLLTAPLPRPWLLFCKLCATALLSVLQALAFVAVALLVGTDLPVFSWAGLHALLALLCGALMLGALGLLLSVHIKQLENFAGTMNFVIFPMYFMSTALYPLWKLQESGAEWVYQLARFNPFTHAIEWIRFALYGKDPGAAPWVVLGCLAVFFVVACWGYDPQRGFGGLAKRGGGPA; via the coding sequence CTGCATAGTGTGCAGGCCCTGCAAGCCATCGTGCTGCGCGAGGTGCTCAAGTTCAGCCAGCAGACCGGCCGGCTGGTGAGCGCACTCGTGCGGCCGCTGCTGTGGCTGGCGGTGTTCGCCGCGGGCTTTCGCAACGTGTTCGGCGTGTCGATCGTCGAGCCCTACGACACCTACGTGCCGTATGACGTGTACATCGCACCCGGCCTGGTGGGCATGGTGCTGCTGTTCAACGGCATGCAGTCGTCGCTGGCGATGGTGTACGACCGCGAGATGGGGCTGATGCGGCTGCTGCTCACCGCGCCGCTGCCGCGGCCCTGGCTGCTGTTCTGCAAGTTGTGCGCCACTGCGCTGCTGTCGGTGCTGCAGGCGCTGGCCTTCGTGGCGGTGGCGCTGCTGGTGGGCACCGACCTGCCGGTGTTCAGCTGGGCTGGGCTGCATGCGCTGCTGGCGCTGCTGTGCGGTGCGCTGATGCTGGGGGCGCTGGGGCTGCTGCTGTCGGTGCACATCAAGCAGCTGGAGAACTTTGCCGGCACGATGAACTTCGTGATCTTCCCGATGTACTTCATGTCCACCGCGCTCTACCCGCTGTGGAAGCTGCAGGAATCGGGCGCCGAGTGGGTGTACCAGTTGGCCCGCTTCAACCCCTTCACCCACGCCATCGAGTGGATCCGCTTCGCGCTCTACGGCAAGGACCCGGGCGCCGCGCCCTGGGTGGTGCTGGGTTGCCTGGCGGTGTTCTTCGTGGTGGCCTGCTGGGGCTACGACCCGCAGCGCGGCTTCGGCGGCCTGGCCAAGCGCGGTGGGGGTCCGGCATGA
- a CDS encoding tripartite tricarboxylate transporter substrate binding protein, with protein sequence MKKMTRREWLAGTGGWALGGGAWSAVSAAAPAFPSRPITLWVPWAAGGATDISMRVLAELAGRQLGVTVITENRGGAGGTLAMPILHSAAPDGYTIAQLPYPVFRLAHTQKVLWDPVRDTTPIIQVSGVTFGLLVQAGSSFQSLEEMFAYAKARPGELSIATNGVGTTPHVVLESLFTARGLRYIHVPYKGTAEQINAIASGQVMAGVNSTGFGPAVDSGRLRLLATFAAQRSKRWPTVPTLRELGFDIVAQSPYGLAGPRGIPAPVVETLHNAFRKAMFDPVFINEIAKYDQELDYLGPADYARACREMLAQERINVERLGLAKESTGG encoded by the coding sequence ATGAAGAAGATGACCCGCCGTGAATGGCTGGCCGGCACTGGCGGCTGGGCGCTGGGCGGCGGCGCCTGGTCGGCAGTCAGCGCCGCCGCGCCGGCATTCCCCAGCCGGCCCATCACGCTGTGGGTGCCCTGGGCGGCCGGCGGCGCCACCGACATCTCGATGCGGGTGCTGGCCGAGCTGGCCGGCCGCCAGCTGGGCGTGACGGTGATCACCGAGAACCGCGGCGGCGCCGGTGGCACGCTGGCCATGCCCATCCTGCACAGCGCGGCGCCCGATGGCTACACCATCGCCCAGCTGCCGTACCCGGTGTTCCGCCTGGCGCACACGCAGAAGGTGCTGTGGGACCCGGTGCGCGACACCACGCCCATCATCCAGGTCTCCGGCGTCACCTTCGGCCTGCTGGTGCAGGCGGGCAGCAGCTTCCAGTCGCTGGAAGAGATGTTCGCGTACGCCAAGGCGCGGCCGGGTGAGCTGAGCATCGCCACCAACGGCGTGGGCACCACGCCGCACGTGGTGCTGGAAAGCCTGTTCACCGCCCGTGGCCTGCGCTACATCCACGTGCCCTACAAGGGCACGGCCGAGCAGATCAATGCCATCGCGTCGGGCCAGGTGATGGCCGGCGTCAACTCCACCGGCTTCGGCCCGGCGGTGGACTCGGGCCGGCTGCGCCTGCTGGCCACCTTCGCGGCGCAGCGCTCCAAGCGCTGGCCCACGGTGCCCACGCTGCGTGAGCTGGGCTTCGACATCGTGGCGCAATCGCCCTATGGCCTGGCCGGCCCGCGCGGCATCCCGGCGCCGGTGGTCGAGACGCTGCACAACGCCTTCCGCAAGGCCATGTTCGACCCCGTCTTCATCAACGAGATCGCCAAGTACGACCAGGAGCTGGACTACCTGGGCCCGGCCGACTACGCCCGCGCCTGCCGCGAGATGCTGGCGCAGGAACGCATCAACGTGGAACGCCTGGGCCTGGCGAAGGAGAGCACCGGTGGCTGA
- a CDS encoding sensor histidine kinase codes for MAERRAPTRRPAAGRWRTDLAWVLALAAGCFVLSVSLELHERMVRWLGRFERWELDELPLTLTVLAFGLAWYAGRRTQEMRSELALRREAEARAASLLAHNRELSHHLIGVQERERLALARELHDELGQGCSAIRVETALLRRCARAEDVSLLAAAARADLAAQTMYQQVRELLRRLRPADLDALGLEAALQALCGAWSRRVGVPCLLEQQGLSQPLPDLVNITVYRIVQESLTNVQRHAQARQVSLRLQLHDVDGLRLTLRDDGVGMDPQAATPGLGLLGCTERAAMVGGQLRIVAAPGNGVQLHLHIPAERLAAPANALKDAA; via the coding sequence GTGGCTGAACGGCGCGCGCCCACCCGGCGCCCGGCCGCCGGCCGCTGGCGTACCGACCTGGCCTGGGTGCTGGCGCTGGCAGCCGGGTGCTTCGTGCTCTCGGTGTCGCTGGAACTGCATGAGCGCATGGTGCGCTGGCTGGGCCGCTTCGAGCGCTGGGAGCTGGACGAGCTGCCGCTGACGCTCACGGTGCTGGCCTTCGGCCTGGCCTGGTACGCCGGCCGCCGCACGCAGGAAATGCGCAGCGAGCTGGCCCTGCGCCGCGAGGCCGAGGCCCGCGCCGCCAGCTTGCTGGCCCACAACCGGGAGCTGTCGCACCACCTCATCGGGGTGCAGGAGCGTGAACGGCTGGCGCTGGCGCGTGAGCTGCACGACGAGCTGGGCCAGGGCTGCAGCGCCATCCGCGTGGAAACCGCGCTGCTGCGCCGCTGTGCCCGGGCCGAGGATGTGTCGCTGCTGGCCGCCGCGGCGCGCGCCGACCTGGCGGCGCAGACCATGTACCAGCAGGTGCGCGAGCTGCTGCGCCGGCTGCGCCCGGCCGACCTGGACGCGCTGGGCCTGGAGGCGGCGCTGCAGGCCCTGTGCGGCGCCTGGTCGCGCCGCGTGGGCGTGCCCTGCCTGCTGGAACAGCAGGGGCTGTCGCAGCCGCTGCCCGACCTGGTGAACATCACCGTCTACCGCATCGTGCAGGAGTCGCTGACCAACGTGCAGCGCCACGCGCAGGCACGGCAGGTGAGCCTGCGGCTGCAGCTGCACGACGTGGACGGCCTGCGGCTGACCCTGCGCGACGACGGCGTGGGCATGGACCCGCAGGCCGCCACGCCGGGCCTGGGCCTGCTGGGCTGCACCGAGCGGGCCGCGATGGTGGGCGGCCAGCTGCGCATCGTGGCCGCGCCCGGCAACGGCGTGCAACTGCACCTGCACATTCCGGCGGAGCGCCTGGCCGCGCCCGCCAACGCCTTGAAGGACGCCGCATGA